DNA from Bordetella genomosp. 13:
ACTGCCGCTACCCGGCTGAACGAGGCGGGCCAGCGGACGGCGTGGCGGGCCCTGTACTCGCCGAACCAACTGCACGAGGTCATGACGTGGTTCTGGCTGAATCACTTCAGCGTCTACGCGCCCAAGGGCAATATCGGCACCTTGGTCAGCGACTATGAGGAACACGCGATCCGGCCGCATGCGCTGGGCAAGTTCCGCGACCTGCTGCGCGCCACGGCCCGCTCGCCCGCGATGCTGCTCTACCTGGACAACGCCCGCAACATCAAGGGCAGGCTCAACGAGAACTACGCGCGCGAGTTGATGGAGCTGCACACCATGGGCGTCGATGGCGGCTACAGCCAGCGCGACGTGCAGGAGCTGGCGCGGGTACTGACCGGGCTGGGCGTCAACGCCAGCGGCAAACCGTTGAAACTCAGCGCCGCGCAGCGCGGCGCGCTGGTGGAGGACGGGCTGTTCCAGTTCAATCCCGCTCGCCACGACAACGGCGCGAAAGCCATTCTAGGCCACAGGATCGAGCCAGGCGGCATGGACGAGATCGATGCCGTGCTGGACATCCTGGCGCGCCATCCCTCCACCGCGCGACTCATCAGCCGCAAGCTGGCGCAGTACTTCGTGGCGGACCGGCCCAGCCAGGCGCTGGTGAACAGGATGGCGCAGACTTTCCTCGAAAGCGACGGCGACATCGCCCGTACGCTGCGCACGATGTTCGACTCCGCAGAGTTCGCCGCCTCGCTGCGCACGGGCAAGTTCAAGGACGCGCTGCAGTACGTGTATTCATCGTTCCGGCTCGCCTATGCCGACATGCCGCCGATACGCAATGTGCAGCCCGTTCTGCTCCAGATCAATCGCCTGGGACAGGGGCTGGCCCGGCGCATCACGCCCGACGGCTATCCCATGGCACAGTCCGACTGGGCGGGCTCGGGCCAGATGACGGCGCGATTCGACGCGGCGCGGGTCATATCGTCGGAACGCGGCCGCCTGTACATCGACACCTCCGATGCGCCCCGCCCGGAGTTGCCTGCGGCAAGCCGTCTCGTGGATGCATACGGGCGCGAAGGCGGCCCGTTCGCATGCCTGGCGCCCGCCACGCTGAAGGCAATAGAGCAAGCGGCGAACGTGCCCGACGCCAACGCTCTGCTGTTGTCGTCCCCCGAGTTCATGCGTCGCTGATGCGGCCTTCTTGCCACCCCGGAGAGCCCCACATGGATCGCCGTCGTTTCCTGACCCACGCCGCCTCCCTCCCCCTGCTGTTCCATGGCGCGCGCCTGTACGCGGCGCCGGCCGCCGACGCGCGCCTGCTGGTCGTGTTCATGCGCGGTGCCTACGACTGCGCGAGCCTGCTGGTTCCGACAGATAGCGACTTCTACTATGAATCGCGCCCGAACATCGCCATCGCCAGGCCGGGCACGGCGCCCGATGCCGCGGTGGCGCTTGTCGACGGCTGGGCCTTGCATCCGGCGGTGGCGGAAAACCTGCTGCCCCTGTACCGGCAGGGCGAGCTTGCCTTCGTGCCGTTCGCGGGCACCGACAATCTCAGCCGCAGCCATTTCGAGACGCAGAACAGCATCGAACTCGGCCGGGCCGGCGCCGCTCGCGGAAAATCCCGCACGGGCTTTCTCAACCGCCTGTCCGCGCTGCTGTCCGAGGACACGCGCAGGCCGGCGGCGTTCACGCGCGACGTGCCGCAGATACTGCGCGGCGATCTGGGCGTGCCCAACATCGACCTGGGTGGCGGCAGCCGCAAGTCGTCGCTTACCGATGAACGGGCGCGCGTCCTCGCCGACATGTACAGGGGCACCGACCTGGCCGCCCCGGTGGACGAGGGGCTGATGGTCGCCGGCCAGGTCAGCGAGGCCATGCTGAAAGAAATGGCCGAAGCCAACGGCAAGGCCGGTTCCGCGCAGGCACTGGAGCAGCAGGCCAGGCGTATCGGCTCGTTCATGGCGGACCGCTACAACATCGGCTTCGTCGACGTGGGCGGCTGGGATACGCACGTATCGCAAGGCAGCTCGACGGGGGCGCTGGCATCCAATCTTGGCCGCCTAGGCCGGGCGCTTGCCGCCTATGCCGACGCGATGGGCCGGGCCTGGAGAAACACCACGGTGGTGGTCATCAGCGAGTTCGGGCGCACGTTCCGCGAGAACGGCAACAAGGGCACGGACCACGGGCACGGCACCGTGTACTGGGTGCTGGGGGGCAACGTGAACGGCGGCCGCATCGCCGGGCGCCAGGTGAAGGTCGAACAGGCAACGCTGTTCCAGGACCGCGACTTTCCCGTCCTCACCGACTATCGAGACCTCTTCGCAGGCCTGTTTGGACGGCTGTACGGCCTGGGCCCGGCCCAGCTCGAACGCGTCTTCCCCGGCGTCAGGCCGCGGGACCTGCAATTGGTGTGACCGCGCAGACTCCGAAAACCACTCAGCGGCGGGAACCTCGCCGCGGCGCTACACTTTGGCCGCTGGCGGCTGCCGCCCCTCGCCCTCACGGAGGTTCTGCATGAGCACCACCCTGTTCGATTTTTCGGCCCGCGGCCTGGACGGCCAGGAGCGCCCCTTGTCCGAGTTCGCCGGCCAGGTCGCCCTGGTCGTCAACGTGGCGTCGCAATGCGGTTTCACGCCCCAGTACTCCGGCCTGGAAGAGCTGTATCGCAGCTATCGCGACCAGGGCTTCACCGTGCTGGGCTTTCCCTGCAACCAGTTCGGCCATCAGGAACCGGGCGACGCGGCCGAGATCCGCGGCTTCTGCGACACGCAGTACGGCGTTACTTTTCCGATGTTCGACAAGATCGACGTGAACGGCGCCGATGCGCATCCGCTGTATCGCTGGCTGAAGGAACAGAAGCCCGGCCTGCTGGGCACGGAAGCCATCAAATGGAACTTCACCAAGTTTCTGGTGGGGCGCGACGGCCAGGTCATCAAGCGCTATGCGCCCACCGACGCGCCCGCGTCGTTCAAGAGCGACGTCGAAGCCGCCTGCGCCCAACCGGCGGCCAGCGTTTGAGCTAGCGCAGCGGCGGCAGGCGCCGCTTCAGCGGCGTGGACTTCACCAGGGCC
Protein-coding regions in this window:
- a CDS encoding DUF1800 domain-containing protein, with protein sequence MTVLTKIVCHVLCGIVLVCAHAQAADAPPLWAQVNRITWGVTPQELRHAGELGWDAYLDAQLEPDSAATLPADVQMRIDALSISRIDSTRAYRAQVERQIEIRELPTEQRVEAARANRKTAATRLNEAGQRTAWRALYSPNQLHEVMTWFWLNHFSVYAPKGNIGTLVSDYEEHAIRPHALGKFRDLLRATARSPAMLLYLDNARNIKGRLNENYARELMELHTMGVDGGYSQRDVQELARVLTGLGVNASGKPLKLSAAQRGALVEDGLFQFNPARHDNGAKAILGHRIEPGGMDEIDAVLDILARHPSTARLISRKLAQYFVADRPSQALVNRMAQTFLESDGDIARTLRTMFDSAEFAASLRTGKFKDALQYVYSSFRLAYADMPPIRNVQPVLLQINRLGQGLARRITPDGYPMAQSDWAGSGQMTARFDAARVISSERGRLYIDTSDAPRPELPAASRLVDAYGREGGPFACLAPATLKAIEQAANVPDANALLLSSPEFMRR
- a CDS encoding glutathione peroxidase, yielding MSTTLFDFSARGLDGQERPLSEFAGQVALVVNVASQCGFTPQYSGLEELYRSYRDQGFTVLGFPCNQFGHQEPGDAAEIRGFCDTQYGVTFPMFDKIDVNGADAHPLYRWLKEQKPGLLGTEAIKWNFTKFLVGRDGQVIKRYAPTDAPASFKSDVEAACAQPAASV
- a CDS encoding DUF1501 domain-containing protein; this translates as MDRRRFLTHAASLPLLFHGARLYAAPAADARLLVVFMRGAYDCASLLVPTDSDFYYESRPNIAIARPGTAPDAAVALVDGWALHPAVAENLLPLYRQGELAFVPFAGTDNLSRSHFETQNSIELGRAGAARGKSRTGFLNRLSALLSEDTRRPAAFTRDVPQILRGDLGVPNIDLGGGSRKSSLTDERARVLADMYRGTDLAAPVDEGLMVAGQVSEAMLKEMAEANGKAGSAQALEQQARRIGSFMADRYNIGFVDVGGWDTHVSQGSSTGALASNLGRLGRALAAYADAMGRAWRNTTVVVISEFGRTFRENGNKGTDHGHGTVYWVLGGNVNGGRIAGRQVKVEQATLFQDRDFPVLTDYRDLFAGLFGRLYGLGPAQLERVFPGVRPRDLQLV